In the genome of Pseudomonas fluorescens, the window CCCATTGCGCCAGCGTAGGAGCCTTTGAGCGTCAACGGATCGACCTGCTCTTCGCGGGCCAGCAGCAGGAACTCACGCAATTCCTTGCGGAAAAACTCGGCACGGGGAGGATAGTCGAAACCCAGGGTCGACAAGGCATCGATCACCCGGAAATTTCCGGTATTACGGCCGAAAAAGGTTTCAACGCCAATGATCGAAACAATCACCTGGGCCGGCACACCATATTCCTGCTCGGCACGGGCCAACACCGCTTCGTGCTGACGCCAGAAGTCCACACCCCGGGCTATGCGCGCATCGGTGATGAACATCGGGCGATATTCGCTCCACTGTTTGACCCGTTCGGCGGGTTTCGAGATGGCGTCCAGAATCGACTGCTTGCGCTCGGCTTCGCGGAACACGCCCATCAATTGTTCACCGGCGAAACCGTAGTCGCGGGTCATTTCACCGACGAACTCGGCCACCTGGGGTGAGCCTTCGTAGTCGCCGGCCAACGTTTCCTGCATGGTGCCAAGGATGCTTACCAGGCCGACCCATGGCGCATATCGAGTCGCCCAGCCACGCATTACTTGCATTGAAAATTTCACCTTATTCAAACCTGCGCGATCCACTTGCGATGGGTATGGATCGACATCAAAACCCCAAACGCTGACAGTAGCGTCACCAGCGAAGTTCCTCCGTAGCTAATGAACGGCAACGGCACCCCCACCACCGGCAACAGGCCACTGACCATACCGATGTTGACGAAAACATAAACAAAAAACGTCATGGTCAGGCTGCCCGCGAGCAACTTGCCGAACAATGTCTGCGCCTGGGCGGTAATCACCAGGCCACGGCCGATCAACAGCAGGTAGATCAGCAACAGCGCGCAGATCCCCACCAGGCCGAACTCTTCACCCAATACGGCAATGATGAAGTCGGTATGGCTTTCCGGCAGGAAGTCCAGGTGCGACTGGGTGCCCAGCAACCAGCCCTTGCCAAACACACCGCCGGAGCCGATGGCGGCCTTGGACTGGATGATGTTCCAGCCAGTGCCTAGCGGGTCACTTTCCGGGTCGAGGAAGGTGAGGACGCGCTGCTTCTGGTAATCGTGCATCACGAAATACCACATGGCCACGGACACCGGCACGGCGGCAGCGAGCACGCTGAGGATCCAACGCCAGCGCAGGCCACCCATGAACAGCACGAAGGCGCCCCCCGCCAGAATCAGCAATGAAGTGCCGAGGTCGGGCTGACGCACGATCAGGATGAATGGCAAGCCGATCAGAAACAGGCTCACCCCCACATGCTTGAGTTGCGGCGGCAAGGTGCGTTTGGACAGATACCAGGCGATGGTCGCCGGCATCAGGATCTTCATGAATTCCGAAGGCTGGAAGCGGATCACCCCGGGAATGTTGATCCAGCGCGTGGCGCCCATGGCGTTGTGCCCCATGATGTCGACCACTACCAGCAACAGCACGCCGAGCACATAACCCACCGGGACCCAGCGGGCCATGAAGCGTGGCTCGAACTGGGCAATGACGATCATCGACACCAGGCCGATGCCGAAAGAAGTGGCTTGTTTGGCCAGCAGATCCCAGCTTTTGCCACTGGCCGAATAGAGTACGAACAGGCTGCCGGCCGCCAGGGTAAGCAGCAGGATCAGCAACGGGCCGTCGATGTGCAAGCGTTGCAGCAGCGTCGCACGGCGACGCATCACATCCTCACTGGAGAGCATGCGATCGAAGTTATTCATCACGGGCGGTAGCCTCTGCACTGATAGGGCTGGCGTATTCGGGCTTCAACCGACCGTCCTGGTCCAGGAGCCAGGCATCCATGATCTGGCGCACCACTGGCGCGGCAACGCCGGAGCCGGACTCGCCGTTCTCGACCATCACCGACACCACGATTTTCGGGTCGTCGGCCGGCGCGAAACCGACGAACAGGGCGTGGTCGCGATGGCGTTCCTGAACCTTGGAACGGTCGTACTTCTCGCCCTGCTTGATCGCGACCACCTGGGCCGTACCCGACTTGCCGGCAATCCGGTATTGCGCACCGATCGAGGCCTTGCGTGCCGTACCGCG includes:
- the rodA gene encoding rod shape-determining protein RodA, producing the protein MRRRATLLQRLHIDGPLLILLLTLAAGSLFVLYSASGKSWDLLAKQATSFGIGLVSMIVIAQFEPRFMARWVPVGYVLGVLLLVVVDIMGHNAMGATRWINIPGVIRFQPSEFMKILMPATIAWYLSKRTLPPQLKHVGVSLFLIGLPFILIVRQPDLGTSLLILAGGAFVLFMGGLRWRWILSVLAAAVPVSVAMWYFVMHDYQKQRVLTFLDPESDPLGTGWNIIQSKAAIGSGGVFGKGWLLGTQSHLDFLPESHTDFIIAVLGEEFGLVGICALLLIYLLLIGRGLVITAQAQTLFGKLLAGSLTMTFFVYVFVNIGMVSGLLPVVGVPLPFISYGGTSLVTLLSAFGVLMSIHTHRKWIAQV
- the mltB gene encoding lytic murein transglycosylase B; translated protein: MQVMRGWATRYAPWVGLVSILGTMQETLAGDYEGSPQVAEFVGEMTRDYGFAGEQLMGVFREAERKQSILDAISKPAERVKQWSEYRPMFITDARIARGVDFWRQHEAVLARAEQEYGVPAQVIVSIIGVETFFGRNTGNFRVIDALSTLGFDYPPRAEFFRKELREFLLLAREEQVDPLTLKGSYAGAMGLPQFMPSSFRAYAVDFDGDGHINIWTNPDDAIGSVASYFKRHGWVAGEPVVSRADVRGDQVDEGLTAGIEPTKTVGELRALGWSSHDALRDDMPVTAFRLEGDNGSEYWMGLKNFYAITRYNRSVMYAMAVHQLSEQLVQARGVK